One segment of Solanum stenotomum isolate F172 chromosome 1, ASM1918654v1, whole genome shotgun sequence DNA contains the following:
- the LOC125850515 gene encoding uncharacterized protein LOC125850515, whose protein sequence is MAPENTPVHIIQLIKEITGFIQKGSPITYLGCPLYIGRQRIIYYSDLVAKVMKKISGWQSKILSVGGRATLIKHVLQSISIHNMAAISPPKTTIQYMKRVIADFLWGWDKEKKKISLGILGNS, encoded by the coding sequence ATGGCTCCTGAAAATACTCCAGTACATATTATTCAATTGATCAAAGAGATCACTGGTTTTATTCAGAAAGGGAGCCCTATCACTTACCTTGGATGCCCACTTTACATAGGGAGGCAAAGAATTATCTACTATTCTGATCTGGTTGCAAAGGTGATGAAGAAAATCAGTGGATGGCAATCCAAAATTCTTAGCGTTGGAGGAAGAGCTACTTTGATAAAACATGTACTTCAATCAATCTCGATTCATAATATGGCTGCAATTTCACCTCCGAAAACCACCATTCAATATATGAAGAGAGTGATTGCAGATTTTCTCTGGGGATGggataaagagaagaaaaaaatatcattggGCATCTTGGGAAACTCTTAG